A single Ketogulonicigenium vulgare WSH-001 DNA region contains:
- a CDS encoding N-acetylglucosamine kinase yields MRAELGYYLGIDVGGTGTRWVVIDANGDEVTRGRTDGATGLIYDAASLAAFVGAMEAVREGSPGPLSYVHLGITGAGFNRHAALDEQVKLAFRIGEGAFSYSNDMVLAWHAAFPNGGGHIVSAGTGSIGLTFKDGERIAVGGRGIMIDDGGSGTWIGLRALDRLYRLIDECGAPKGAEILADKLFAAMGGAEWDATRAFVYGRDRGQIGTLAIAVAEAAHAGDPIAMDMMMRAGQELARLARALVDRAGPAPIGFVGGVMRLHPSIRAEVERALPGYDLQFPTIDAALQAARIARAAAQN; encoded by the coding sequence ATGAGGGCTGAATTGGGCTACTATCTGGGTATCGACGTTGGGGGCACCGGCACGCGCTGGGTCGTCATCGACGCCAATGGAGACGAGGTCACGCGTGGCCGCACGGATGGGGCCACGGGCCTCATCTATGATGCGGCCAGCCTCGCCGCCTTTGTCGGCGCGATGGAGGCGGTGCGCGAAGGCTCGCCGGGGCCGCTGTCTTATGTGCATCTGGGCATCACCGGCGCGGGGTTTAACCGCCATGCCGCGCTGGACGAACAGGTGAAGCTGGCTTTTCGGATTGGCGAGGGCGCCTTTTCCTATTCCAATGATATGGTGCTGGCCTGGCACGCGGCCTTTCCAAATGGTGGTGGGCATATTGTGTCCGCCGGGACAGGCTCGATCGGCCTCACGTTCAAGGACGGCGAGCGCATCGCGGTTGGCGGGCGCGGGATTATGATTGACGATGGCGGCTCGGGCACATGGATCGGGCTGCGCGCGCTGGACCGGCTTTATCGGCTGATCGACGAATGCGGCGCGCCAAAGGGCGCTGAAATTCTGGCGGACAAGCTGTTTGCGGCCATGGGCGGGGCCGAATGGGACGCAACGCGCGCCTTTGTCTATGGCCGTGACCGTGGCCAGATCGGCACGCTGGCCATCGCCGTGGCCGAGGCGGCCCATGCAGGCGATCCGATTGCGATGGATATGATGATGCGCGCGGGGCAAGAGCTTGCCCGTCTGGCGCGTGCGCTGGTGGATCGCGCGGGCCCGGCGCCCATCGGCTTTGTCGGCGGCGTCATGCGCCTGCACCCTTCGATCCGGGCCGAGGTTGAACGCGCCTTGCCCGGATATGACCTGCAATTCCCCACTATTGATGCCGCGCTGCAAGCCGCGCGCATTGCCCGCGCCGCGGCGCAGAACTGA
- a CDS encoding N-acetylmannosamine-6-phosphate 2-epimerase: MTLFQKGGLIVSCQARADNPLHGPVFMAAMAEAAEDGGAVALRVNGVEDISAIKAVTHLPVIGIFKMFDHDPVYITPMLGAVDALVEAGADIIAYDATFRARPKGDPVEAILERIHAHGKLAFADISTFDEGVAAAAAGADIIATTLAGYTAETQGTRGAGPDLELVRRLSQALSIPVIAEGRYNTPALAASGLQAGAYGVVVGTMITNPREITRSFVQELQQG, from the coding sequence ATGACACTGTTTCAAAAGGGCGGGCTGATCGTTTCCTGTCAGGCCCGCGCCGATAATCCTTTGCATGGCCCCGTCTTTATGGCGGCCATGGCGGAAGCCGCCGAAGATGGCGGCGCGGTGGCGCTACGCGTCAATGGGGTCGAGGATATCTCGGCCATCAAAGCGGTCACGCATCTGCCGGTGATCGGCATTTTCAAAATGTTCGACCACGATCCTGTTTACATCACACCAATGCTGGGGGCGGTCGACGCGCTGGTCGAGGCAGGGGCGGATATCATCGCCTATGACGCCACCTTCCGCGCGCGCCCCAAGGGCGACCCGGTCGAGGCGATTTTAGAGCGTATCCACGCGCATGGTAAACTCGCCTTCGCCGATATCTCGACCTTCGACGAAGGCGTTGCCGCCGCCGCGGCGGGCGCGGATATCATCGCGACCACGCTTGCGGGCTATACCGCCGAGACGCAGGGCACCCGCGGGGCCGGGCCGGATCTGGAACTGGTGCGCAGGCTGTCGCAAGCCCTGTCGATCCCGGTGATTGCCGAGGGGCGCTATAACACACCCGCACTTGCGGCCAGTGGTTTGCAGGCGGGCGCTTATGGCGTTGTCGTGGGCACCATGATTACCAACCCGCGCGAAATCACCCGCAGCTTCGTGCAGGAACTACAGCAAGGTTAA